The Hevea brasiliensis isolate MT/VB/25A 57/8 chromosome 1, ASM3005281v1, whole genome shotgun sequence genome has a window encoding:
- the LOC131183036 gene encoding uncharacterized protein LOC131183036, translated as MLKQLHYTPEQQLECALSSLQEKAYQWWDIVSRAVQLTALTEDFFLTEFKKKYISHIYLEARRREFLTLKQRQLTVSEYEREFVRLGRYAPEIMPKEADRCLRFEDGLHDNIRLIVMAHEYTDFSKLVDAALNVERVRNDEQTRRDRHRKRSFGQGQSSTPVSEGKRPKGSPSQGQIQRSQFTQRGGQSRASVGSSPGTAVEGLTSIPLCTYCERRHRGECRLLTEGCFQCRATDYFLRDCPHRSVPTAPLPTERSTPAAQRGRRLARPEAMGTSQRPASGTIERPEVRVAPRIYAMRAQEGPESAHVVRGTFLIIIL; from the coding sequence ATGTTAAAGCAGTTACACTATACACCAGAGCAGCAGCTAGAGTGCGCTCTGTCGTCACTACAAGAGaaagcctatcagtggtgggatatAGTGTCTAGAGCAGTGCAGCTGACAGCGCTTACTGAGGATTTCTTCTtgactgagttcaagaagaagtatattagtcatatATACTTAGAGGCTAGAAGGAGAGAGTTCTTAACTCTAAAACAGAGGCAGCTCACGGTCTCTGAGTATGAGAGAGAATTTGTGAGGTTAGGAAGATATGCCCCAGAGATAATGCCAAAAGAGGCAGATCGATGccttaggtttgaggatggactgcATGACAATATTAGACTTATAGTGATGGCACATGAGTATACAGACTTCTCCAAGTTAGTGGACGCAGCTCTTAATGTAGAAAGAGTACGAAATGATGAGCAAACCCGGAGAGATAGACaccgaaagaggagttttgggcaAGGTCAATCCAGTACACCAGTTTCTGAGGGTAAGAGGCCTAAGGGTTCACCAAGCCAGGGCCAGATACAGAGGTCTCAGTTTACACAAAGAGGAGGACAGTCCAGAGCATCAGTGGGGAGTTCTCCAGGCACCGCAGTAGAGGGATTAACCTCCATACCATTATGCACCTACTGTGAGAGGAGGCACCGAGGAGAGTGTCGATTGTTGACCGAGGGATGCTTCCAATGCAGAGCTACTGATTATTTTCTACGGGATTGTCCCCATAGGAGTGTTCCCACTGCCCCACTACCGACTGAGAGATCTACCCCTGCAGCTCAGAGGGGTAGACGACTTGCTAGGCCAGAGGCGATGGGTACATCACAAAGACCAGCTTCTGGGACCATTGAGCGGCCCGAGGTTAGAGTAGCACCTCGTATATATGCTATGAGAGCACAGGAGGGACCAGAGTCGGCACATGTTGTTAGAGGTACATTTCTCATTATCATACTTTAG